AGGTCATACGAAGCAGAGTAAGTTTCTCCCGGGAGTTTTCCTTTCTTTCTGATTAAAATAAGAGGTATTCCCATTTTATAGGCAAATGGGGCAGCAAAGATAAAGCCTCTGGCTTCAATGGCAGCAACAGCATCTATCTTTTTATCCTTGTACATTTCCGTCATCTTATCAAGGCAATAACTAAAAACTTCCGGATTGACCAAAATACCGGTAATATCATAAAAAAGGATTCCCTTTTTAGGGAAGTCCGGGACACGCCTAATCGCAGCGTCAATTATTTTATCTTTCATAAGAAACAGTCTACACCTTATTTTTGCAATGGTCAATAGGAAGATAATGTTTTTATAAGCCTTACTCCGTATACATTTTGCAGATATCTCTTCCGCTTCCCTTAGCCTTATAAAGAGCAGAATCTGCAAAGGAAAGCATAGTTTCATATGAAAGATCATTAGTAGGAACGGCAGTATAGGCGCCTAAGCTGATAGTTAAGATCTTATCCTTTGCAGCCGAATGCTCAATATTTGCATTTTTAATTTCAATACGGAGTTTTTCGGCTATCTTCATTGTTTCGGAAACAGAACTATTATAAAGCAGAACTAAGAATTCTTCTCCTCCGTATCTTCCTACAAAATCATGTTTTGCTCTCAGATTTTTTTGTAAGGTTTGAGCAACAGTTCTAAGAACATTATCTCCGGCCTGATGTCCATACAGGTCATTGTATTGTTTAAATAAATCTATATCTATCATTATCAATGATATCAGCTGCTTATTATCCAATCCCCTACGCCAAAGATCCTTACCCACCGTGTCCAACTGTCTTCTGTTCCCTACACCTGTTAATTCATCAACCGTAGATAAAACCGTAAGCTGTTTATTTGCAGATATAAGGTCTTTTTGTTCTTCTTGAAGTTTTTTATTTGCAATCTTATACTGAAAAAGCTGACGAAGCCTGCAAATTAAAAAAGTCATGCCTGCAAAAATTAAAATATAGGCAGCTATCATCGGCAACGAGAGCCAAAAAGGTTTTTCTATAATAAAAGTAAAAGATGCAGGTTCAGGATATGGATTTGAAATATCTTTTACTTTAAACGTATATTTTCCCGATTTAAGGTTAGTATATTGCACATAGTTTTTCATATTGGCATTAATCCAATTTTTATCAAACCCCTCAAGCATAAAAACATAAGAAGGTCTTGAAAGAGGAGATAAATCCATCGATGAAAACTCAAAACTTATATTATTTTCGGAATACTTATATTTATAAGTTTTTTGAAGATCTATTTTAAATGCCGGAGTCTGATTTCCGTTTATGCCTATAGTTCTTATTTTTACGGGAACCTCTTGTTTTTTAAACGATAAAAGATAATTAATATCAACGCCTAAAACACCTTCTTGTGTTCCCACAAAGCATTGATTTCCAATTGTAACAGGAACTGTTGTAAACCGTCTTTCGTAGTTATAAAAAGTATAACTGTATATAATTTCAGCATTTTGATTAAATATTGTCATACCTTTTATTGCAGCAACACATATGTAGTTATTATCCATATCGGTCATACCTGTAATAAAGTTTGCAGGGAGACCGTCATTTGCAGTATAATTCAAAGCCTCTTTTTTTTCGATATCGAATATATTAACGCCTCCATCACCGGTTCCTATCCACAATTTACCGGGAACATCCTGAAATAATGAGGTTATTCTGTCTGAAGAAATACCTTTTCTGTTATTTACATTATATCTGTATATCGTGAATTCATCGGTTGAAGGTTTATACTCGGCAAGACCTTTATTGGTTCCTACCCAAAGTCTTTTACAGGAATCTATAAGCAAGCTAAAAATAAGATTGCTGCATAAACTATTGGGATTTTTAGGATCATTTTTATATCTGTTAAGAATTCCGGATGAAGGTGAAAATTTAATAAGGCCTCCATCATATGTACCTATCCATAAAAATCCGTTATCATCACTTATAATGCTGTATATGATTCTTTCACCGTCTTCAATTATATTATCATTGTATAGATTAACTCCAACAAAGGTATCCTTTTTTTTATCATATTTACATAATCCAAGATCCGTACCAACCCATATATCCTCATTTTTATCTATGTGAAATTGAAATACGGAGTTGGAAATAATTTTAGATTCGGAACAACGATAATATTTCTTCTTTCCTGTGCTCAAATCATAATAGGTTATACCGTTATTTAAAAGGCTTATCCACAAGTTTCCGTTTTTGTCCTTACTCAAACCTGAAACCGAATTTTCTCTGCTGCTGATTTTATTTTCATGTAACAATATTAGTTTTGACCACATACGTTTAGTGTCATATATGTTTACTCCGCCTCCGTTTGTGCCGACCCATAATGAACCGTAAGTATCTACGTATATCGAAAAAATAAAATCGTTTGAAAGATTATATGAACGCTGTTTTGAAGTATATTCGGTATAAGAATATGTATTTTTATCAAAACTTATTAAACCGCCGCCCCCGGTTCCTATCAATAATATATCATCGGAAAATTTGTTTGATAAGC
The DNA window shown above is from Treponema denticola and carries:
- a CDS encoding ligand-binding sensor domain-containing protein, producing the protein MQKKIILLFLILFTFNLFADEDVFVFYSQPSSIASKFVTGILQDSYGRIWFGTKEGLAYYDGIKYKNYEYIPFSKDSIQSSQIQCLYKDPIKAENGSDVFWIGTFYGVERFNIDTETFTHFDMTNSIVFGFLRDSHDRLWVGTLDGLYILNEDDGSVIEFSQTSEFYIGNNEISNIYEDSEGRIYACTHGGVWEYDELNKRFRRSRLFEKDRTVTESIVNNIFEEDGVYWVSVWNTGLFRIDPKNGKRNLFTFSNNKITCLSNKFSDDILLIGTGGGGLISFDKNTYSYTEYTSKQRSYNLSNDFIFSIYVDTYGSLWVGTNGGGVNIYDTKRMWSKLILLHENKISSRENSVSGLSKDKNGNLWISLLNNGITYYDLSTGKKKYYRCSESKIISNSVFQFHIDKNEDIWVGTDLGLCKYDKKKDTFVGVNLYNDNIIEDGERIIYSIISDDNGFLWIGTYDGGLIKFSPSSGILNRYKNDPKNPNSLCSNLIFSLLIDSCKRLWVGTNKGLAEYKPSTDEFTIYRYNVNNRKGISSDRITSLFQDVPGKLWIGTGDGGVNIFDIEKKEALNYTANDGLPANFITGMTDMDNNYICVAAIKGMTIFNQNAEIIYSYTFYNYERRFTTVPVTIGNQCFVGTQEGVLGVDINYLLSFKKQEVPVKIRTIGINGNQTPAFKIDLQKTYKYKYSENNISFEFSSMDLSPLSRPSYVFMLEGFDKNWINANMKNYVQYTNLKSGKYTFKVKDISNPYPEPASFTFIIEKPFWLSLPMIAAYILIFAGMTFLICRLRQLFQYKIANKKLQEEQKDLISANKQLTVLSTVDELTGVGNRRQLDTVGKDLWRRGLDNKQLISLIMIDIDLFKQYNDLYGHQAGDNVLRTVAQTLQKNLRAKHDFVGRYGGEEFLVLLYNSSVSETMKIAEKLRIEIKNANIEHSAAKDKILTISLGAYTAVPTNDLSYETMLSFADSALYKAKGSGRDICKMYTE
- a CDS encoding adenine phosphoribosyltransferase gives rise to the protein MKDKIIDAAIRRVPDFPKKGILFYDITGILVNPEVFSYCLDKMTEMYKDKKIDAVAAIEARGFIFAAPFAYKMGIPLILIRKKGKLPGETYSASYDLEYGQASVEVHKTDVVKGQNVLLLDDLIATGGTLNAARSILEEGGAKVVGFCGVVGLPFLNYSKVIGDLPVKTLIEYDSEKI